A single region of the Arthrobacter sp. V1I7 genome encodes:
- a CDS encoding SGNH/GDSL hydrolase family protein — translation MRNATALFRFLAPMIAAGVLVGGCGQATPPQPYNPDVCAASTLTTPAPGPDAGPDAGPDPATMPPCSIHRNPASGREEVVLKDLGHTALLIGDSQSAPAVGWPRRALTAVGYHVYYCGAGGTGFVAANGKTGNYSDALDRGDWRLPYGSPALVVIQGGGNDATKGASDGEITANAERLIGMLRQRYPGATLAMIGTLALGADHGGGRRTEVDTLLGTVAAKRGIPFVSVGDWMTRYDLLQYASDRVHLDTEGHRKLGTILGTMLKDMRLQAEDR, via the coding sequence ATGCGGAACGCAACGGCTCTGTTCCGTTTCCTCGCACCGATGATCGCCGCAGGCGTACTCGTGGGCGGCTGCGGACAGGCCACCCCACCCCAGCCCTACAACCCTGATGTGTGTGCGGCGTCGACGCTGACCACCCCTGCCCCGGGTCCAGATGCGGGTCCGGATGCGGGTCCGGATCCGGCCACGATGCCGCCGTGTTCGATCCACCGGAACCCCGCCAGCGGCCGGGAAGAAGTCGTTCTGAAGGACCTCGGGCACACCGCGCTGCTGATCGGCGACTCCCAGTCCGCCCCCGCCGTCGGATGGCCCCGCCGGGCGCTTACCGCCGTGGGCTACCACGTCTACTATTGCGGCGCGGGCGGCACCGGATTCGTGGCGGCGAACGGCAAAACCGGCAACTACAGTGACGCCCTGGACCGCGGCGACTGGAGACTCCCCTACGGGTCACCGGCGCTGGTGGTCATCCAGGGCGGCGGGAACGATGCCACCAAGGGAGCCAGTGATGGCGAGATCACGGCCAACGCCGAGAGGCTGATCGGCATGCTACGGCAACGCTATCCCGGCGCTACCCTGGCCATGATCGGCACCCTTGCCCTCGGCGCCGACCATGGCGGCGGCCGCCGCACCGAGGTGGACACATTGTTGGGAACGGTCGCGGCGAAGCGGGGCATTCCCTTCGTCAGCGTCGGGGACTGGATGACCAGGTATGACCTGCTGCAGTACGCGTCGGACCGGGTGCATCTGGACACCGAGGGCCACCGGAAGCTGGGCACCATTCTGGGCACGATGCTGAAGGACATGCGCCTGCAGGCCGAGGACCGGTAA
- a CDS encoding ABC transporter substrate-binding protein: protein MRFSRTSKALGILAIAALALTGCGAGGSTSNGASQAPGDPNKVITAYSNEPQHPLLPGNTNEVYGGRVVELLFEGLRSYDPSGKSVNALAESVESPDGQNYTIKVKKGTKFTNGEEVTAKSFVDAWNFTALSTNAQGNSSFFESIEGYDAVSATSKQTGADGKETEVPAPTAQTLSGLVLTDDSTITVKLAQPEADWPLRLGYSAFMPLPADAIKDPKAFGENPIGNGPYKMAKEGAWQHDSQIELVKNADYKGPREARNGGVTFKFYTDPAPAYTDIQANNLDVTDVLPTNALKTYTSDFPENHLNKPYAGNSTLNIPGYLPEFQGDAGKLRRQALSMAINREEITKVIFSGTRIPAKDFTSPAVDGYNDNVAGSDVLKFDAAKAKDLWAQADAMTPWPADKTLLLAYNTDGGNKEWIDAVANNFKNNLGIKAEGQPFAKFAEILTLRTAQNLPGLTRAGWQADYPSLYNFLGPLLKTGSSANYEGYTNPEFDRLLSEGLAAKSTDDANKKFTQAQEVLFEDLPNLPLWYSARQAVWSQNVSNVDAGWNGVLQYWAITAK, encoded by the coding sequence ATGCGTTTTTCGCGCACTTCCAAAGCACTGGGCATATTGGCTATCGCCGCTCTTGCCCTGACCGGATGCGGTGCCGGTGGCAGCACCTCGAACGGCGCCAGCCAGGCTCCCGGTGATCCCAACAAAGTCATCACGGCCTACAGCAACGAGCCGCAGCACCCGCTCCTGCCGGGCAACACCAACGAGGTTTACGGCGGCCGTGTCGTCGAGCTCCTCTTCGAGGGCCTGCGCAGCTACGATCCAAGCGGCAAATCGGTCAACGCCCTTGCTGAGTCTGTGGAATCTCCCGACGGCCAGAATTACACCATCAAGGTCAAGAAGGGCACCAAGTTCACGAACGGCGAGGAAGTCACCGCCAAGAGCTTCGTTGATGCCTGGAACTTCACCGCGCTGAGCACCAACGCCCAGGGCAACAGCAGCTTCTTCGAATCAATCGAGGGCTACGACGCCGTCAGCGCCACCTCGAAGCAGACAGGCGCGGACGGCAAGGAAACCGAAGTTCCCGCCCCGACCGCCCAGACCCTTTCCGGCCTGGTCCTGACGGACGACTCCACGATCACGGTCAAGCTGGCCCAGCCGGAAGCGGACTGGCCGCTGCGCCTTGGCTACTCGGCGTTCATGCCCCTGCCCGCCGACGCCATCAAGGACCCGAAGGCGTTCGGCGAAAACCCGATCGGCAACGGCCCTTACAAGATGGCCAAGGAAGGCGCCTGGCAGCACGACAGCCAGATTGAACTCGTCAAGAACGCTGACTACAAAGGTCCCCGCGAAGCCAGGAACGGTGGCGTGACCTTCAAGTTCTACACCGACCCGGCACCGGCCTACACGGACATCCAGGCCAACAACCTGGACGTAACGGACGTCCTCCCCACGAACGCGCTGAAGACCTACACCTCGGACTTCCCGGAGAACCACCTGAACAAGCCGTACGCCGGCAACTCCACCCTGAACATTCCGGGCTACCTGCCGGAGTTCCAGGGCGACGCGGGCAAGTTGCGCCGTCAGGCCCTGTCAATGGCAATCAACCGCGAGGAAATCACCAAGGTCATCTTCTCCGGCACCCGTATTCCGGCCAAGGACTTCACCTCCCCGGCGGTTGACGGCTACAACGACAACGTTGCCGGCTCCGACGTCCTCAAGTTCGACGCCGCCAAAGCCAAGGACCTCTGGGCCCAGGCCGACGCGATGACCCCGTGGCCCGCCGACAAGACCCTGCTGCTTGCCTACAACACCGACGGCGGCAACAAGGAATGGATCGACGCGGTCGCCAACAACTTCAAGAACAATCTGGGAATCAAGGCCGAAGGCCAGCCGTTCGCCAAGTTCGCTGAGATCCTGACGCTGCGCACCGCCCAGAACCTGCCGGGGCTGACCCGCGCCGGCTGGCAGGCTGACTATCCGTCGCTGTACAACTTCCTGGGCCCGCTCCTGAAGACCGGCTCCAGCGCCAACTACGAGGGCTATACGAACCCCGAGTTCGACAGGCTCCTCAGCGAAGGCCTGGCCGCCAAGTCCACGGACGATGCCAACAAGAAGTTCACCCAGGCCCAGGAGGTCCTGTTCGAGGACCTTCCCAACCTGCCGCTGTGGTACTCCGCCCGCCAGGCTGTCTGGAGCCAGAACGTCAGCAACGTTGACGCTGGCTGGAACGGCGTTCTGCAGTACTGGGCCATCACGGCCAAGTAG
- a CDS encoding ABC transporter permease — MIQYILRRLLQVIPVFLGTTLLVYFMVFALPGDPIRALFGDRPPSEAVIAQLRQQYNLDQPFWVQYGLFLKNLFTFNLGVDFTGQPIAATLARIFPVTAMLAVEALVIQAVFGVAFGLVAGLRKGGVFDSTVLVLSLVVIAIPTFVLGFMLQLLIGVQLGWAKPTVGSNVDWGTLLLPATVLGLVSFAYVLRLTRASVIENMNADYVRTATAKGLSRPKVVLTHVLRNSLIPVITYLGASLGALMGGAIVTEGIFNVPGVGQKLYQAILRSEGPTVVAIVSVLVLVFVAANLLVDLLYAWLDPRIRYEK; from the coding sequence GTGATCCAGTACATCCTCCGGCGCCTGCTGCAGGTCATTCCGGTTTTCCTCGGAACCACCCTGCTCGTCTACTTCATGGTCTTTGCCCTTCCGGGCGACCCCATCCGGGCGCTCTTCGGAGACCGCCCGCCAAGCGAAGCGGTCATCGCCCAGCTCCGCCAGCAGTACAACCTGGACCAGCCCTTCTGGGTCCAGTACGGGCTCTTCCTCAAGAACCTCTTTACCTTTAACCTCGGCGTCGACTTCACCGGCCAGCCGATCGCCGCCACGCTGGCCCGCATCTTCCCCGTCACGGCCATGCTCGCCGTGGAGGCCCTCGTCATCCAGGCTGTCTTCGGCGTCGCCTTCGGCCTCGTCGCAGGCCTGCGCAAGGGCGGCGTCTTCGACAGCACGGTCCTCGTTCTCTCGCTCGTCGTGATCGCCATCCCGACCTTCGTCCTCGGCTTCATGCTGCAGCTGTTGATCGGTGTGCAGCTCGGCTGGGCGAAACCCACGGTCGGTTCGAACGTCGACTGGGGGACACTGCTGCTGCCCGCGACGGTGCTGGGGCTGGTGTCGTTCGCCTATGTGCTGCGCCTGACCCGAGCGTCCGTGATCGAAAACATGAACGCCGACTATGTGCGCACCGCAACCGCCAAGGGCCTGTCCCGGCCGAAGGTTGTGCTGACCCACGTGCTGCGCAACTCGCTGATCCCGGTGATCACCTATCTGGGCGCCAGCCTTGGCGCCCTGATGGGCGGCGCGATCGTGACCGAAGGCATTTTCAATGTTCCCGGTGTTGGCCAAAAGCTGTACCAGGCGATCCTGCGAAGCGAAGGCCCCACCGTTGTCGCCATCGTCAGCGTGCTGGTGCTGGTCTTTGTCGCCGCCAACCTGTTGGTCGATCTGCTCTACGCCTGGCTTGACCCGAGGATCCGCTATGAAAAGTAA
- the fdxA gene encoding ferredoxin: protein MTYVIAQPCVDVKDKACIEECPVDCIYEGERSLYIHPDECVDCGACEPVCPVEAIYYEDDTPEEWADYYKANVEFFDDLGSPGGAAKVGNTHTDHPMIAALPLQNQES, encoded by the coding sequence GTGACGTACGTAATCGCGCAGCCGTGTGTAGATGTCAAGGACAAGGCATGTATTGAAGAATGCCCCGTCGATTGCATCTATGAGGGTGAGCGTTCGCTGTACATCCACCCGGACGAATGCGTGGACTGCGGTGCCTGTGAGCCGGTCTGCCCCGTGGAGGCGATCTACTACGAGGACGACACCCCCGAGGAGTGGGCCGACTACTACAAGGCCAACGTTGAATTCTTCGACGACCTGGGATCCCCGGGCGGGGCCGCAAAGGTCGGCAACACCCACACCGACCATCCGATGATCGCCGCCCTCCCGCTGCAGAACCAAGAGAGCTAG
- a CDS encoding ABC transporter ATP-binding protein gives MTTSRVTIQEAGTRDDRPLLEIRDLAITFKTGSGEVPAVRNAHLTIMPGETVAIVGESGSGKSTTALAAIGLLPGNGRVAGGQILLDGEDISHASEKRMIELRGNIIGMVPQDPMSNLNPVWKIGYQVKETLKANGRPSGPDDVATVLAEAGLPDAARRARQYPHEFSGGMRQRALIAIGLSCQPRLLIADEPTSALDVTVQRQILDHLDKMTTELGTAVLLITHDLGLAAERADKVVVMYRGNVVEAGPSLELLQNPRHPYTRRLVASAPSLASRRIQVAKELGVETDEVLAAGEAAGVGPALTEEVLQIQNLSKVFKLRSGIGKSADFTAVDDVSFNVKRGTTTAIVGESGSGKSTVAQMVLNLLEPTSGKIVFDGVDTSTLSRKEIFAFRRRVQPIFQDPYGSLDPMYNIFRTIEEPLRTHKIGDKASREKKVRELLDQVSLPQSTMQRYPNELSGGQRQRVAIARALALDPEVIICDEAVSALDVLVQAQVLNLLAGLQSRLGLTYLFITHDLAVVRQIADHVCVMEKGKLVETGSTDDVFDSPQQNYTMALLNAIPGASLMLPPEVA, from the coding sequence ATGACAACTTCCCGCGTCACCATTCAAGAGGCCGGAACCCGGGACGATCGGCCGCTGCTGGAAATCCGCGATCTCGCGATCACGTTCAAGACCGGCAGCGGCGAAGTCCCGGCCGTGCGCAACGCACACCTGACCATCATGCCCGGCGAGACGGTCGCCATTGTGGGCGAGTCCGGTTCCGGCAAGTCGACGACGGCACTGGCCGCGATCGGTCTGCTGCCGGGCAACGGCCGCGTCGCCGGCGGCCAGATCCTGCTGGACGGCGAGGACATTTCCCATGCCTCCGAAAAGCGCATGATCGAACTCCGCGGCAACATCATCGGCATGGTGCCGCAGGACCCGATGTCCAACCTGAACCCGGTCTGGAAGATCGGCTACCAGGTCAAGGAAACGCTCAAGGCCAACGGCCGCCCCAGCGGTCCGGACGACGTCGCCACCGTCCTGGCGGAGGCCGGCCTGCCGGACGCCGCCCGGCGCGCCAGGCAGTACCCGCACGAGTTCTCGGGGGGCATGCGCCAGCGTGCCCTGATCGCGATCGGCCTGTCTTGCCAACCGCGCCTGCTGATCGCAGACGAGCCGACGTCGGCCCTGGACGTGACGGTGCAGCGGCAGATTCTCGACCATCTGGACAAGATGACGACGGAACTGGGGACCGCCGTGCTGCTGATCACCCATGACCTGGGACTGGCCGCGGAGCGTGCCGACAAGGTCGTGGTCATGTACCGCGGCAACGTCGTCGAGGCCGGCCCGTCACTGGAGCTGCTGCAGAACCCGCGGCACCCGTACACCCGGCGGCTGGTTGCCTCGGCGCCGTCGCTGGCGTCACGACGTATCCAGGTGGCCAAGGAACTCGGCGTGGAGACCGACGAGGTGCTCGCCGCCGGCGAGGCAGCCGGCGTCGGACCGGCCCTCACGGAAGAGGTACTGCAGATCCAGAACCTGAGCAAGGTGTTCAAGCTGCGCTCGGGGATAGGCAAGTCGGCGGATTTCACCGCCGTCGACGACGTCTCGTTCAACGTCAAGCGGGGAACGACGACGGCGATCGTGGGTGAGTCGGGTTCCGGCAAGTCCACCGTGGCGCAGATGGTGCTGAACCTGCTTGAGCCGACCTCCGGCAAGATCGTGTTCGACGGGGTGGACACGTCCACGCTGAGCCGTAAGGAGATCTTCGCCTTCCGGCGCCGGGTACAGCCGATCTTCCAGGATCCCTACGGATCCCTGGACCCGATGTACAACATCTTCCGGACCATCGAGGAGCCGCTGCGGACCCACAAGATCGGGGACAAGGCCAGCCGGGAGAAGAAGGTCCGCGAACTGCTGGATCAGGTGTCGCTGCCGCAGTCCACCATGCAGCGCTACCCGAACGAACTCTCCGGCGGTCAACGCCAGCGTGTCGCCATCGCGCGGGCACTGGCGCTGGATCCGGAGGTAATCATCTGCGACGAGGCCGTTTCCGCGCTGGACGTCCTGGTCCAGGCGCAGGTGCTGAACCTGCTTGCCGGGCTGCAGTCCCGCCTCGGCCTGACGTACCTGTTCATCACCCACGACCTGGCCGTGGTCCGGCAGATCGCGGACCACGTCTGTGTGATGGAAAAGGGCAAGCTGGTCGAGACCGGGTCCACGGACGACGTCTTCGATTCGCCGCAGCAGAACTACACGATGGCGCTGCTGAACGCCATCCCGGGCGCGAGCCTGATGCTGCCCCCGGAAGTTGCCTGA
- the dapC gene encoding succinyldiaminopimelate transaminase, whose amino-acid sequence MTSALRSFGLSLPDYPWEAMAPYLARAAGHPDGVANLSIGTPVDPTPEVVQEALRAAANAPGYPTVHGTPALREAIAAWFGRRRGVPGLDPQNIMPTLGSKELVAWLPFLLGLKPGDVVVRPTVAYPTYDIGATFAGAEHIAADDLDELDAATRARVRLVWVNSPANPTGSVRDTASLRRIVAQARDLGAVVASDECYAELGWGEWDLQRGGSAVPSILDPEVAEGSHEGLLAVYSLSKQSNLAGYRAAFVAGDPAIMANLVNSRKHAGMIVPYPVQEAMRAALGDDAHVQHQKDLYRGRRERIVPALQGFGLTIQESRAGLYLWATAGEDTWRTVSRLADRGIVVGPGVFYGDAGDGFIRVALTATDERIDAAAARLALGP is encoded by the coding sequence GTGACATCCGCGCTGCGCAGTTTCGGCCTCAGCCTGCCCGACTACCCGTGGGAGGCAATGGCGCCGTACCTCGCCAGGGCAGCCGGACACCCCGATGGAGTGGCCAACCTCTCCATTGGGACACCGGTGGATCCGACGCCCGAGGTCGTGCAGGAGGCCCTTCGGGCCGCGGCCAACGCCCCCGGCTACCCCACGGTCCACGGCACCCCGGCACTTCGGGAGGCCATCGCGGCCTGGTTTGGGCGCCGTCGCGGCGTCCCCGGCCTGGATCCGCAGAACATCATGCCCACGCTGGGATCCAAGGAACTCGTGGCCTGGCTGCCGTTCCTGCTGGGACTGAAACCGGGCGACGTCGTCGTCCGGCCCACCGTCGCGTATCCCACCTACGACATCGGTGCCACCTTCGCCGGCGCCGAGCACATTGCCGCGGACGACCTTGACGAACTCGACGCCGCGACCCGGGCCCGCGTGCGCCTGGTCTGGGTCAATTCCCCGGCCAACCCCACCGGCAGCGTGCGGGACACCGCATCACTCCGCCGCATCGTGGCGCAGGCCCGCGATCTCGGCGCCGTGGTCGCCTCGGACGAATGCTACGCGGAACTCGGCTGGGGCGAATGGGATCTCCAGCGCGGAGGCTCCGCGGTGCCGAGCATCCTCGATCCGGAGGTGGCCGAGGGTTCCCATGAAGGCCTGCTGGCCGTCTACTCCTTGAGCAAGCAGTCCAACCTTGCCGGCTACCGCGCCGCTTTTGTCGCCGGAGACCCCGCCATCATGGCGAACCTGGTCAACAGCCGCAAACACGCCGGCATGATCGTGCCCTATCCGGTCCAGGAGGCCATGCGCGCGGCCCTGGGCGATGATGCGCACGTCCAGCACCAGAAGGATCTGTACCGTGGCCGCCGTGAGCGGATCGTGCCGGCACTGCAGGGCTTCGGACTGACGATCCAGGAATCCCGGGCCGGGCTCTACCTGTGGGCCACCGCGGGGGAGGACACCTGGCGCACGGTGAGCCGTCTCGCGGACCGGGGGATCGTCGTCGGGCCCGGCGTCTTCTACGGCGACGCCGGCGACGGGTTCATCAGGGTCGCTCTGACGGCCACGGATGAGCGGATCGACGCCGCCGCCGCACGGCTGGCCCTGGGACCGTAA
- a CDS encoding type IV toxin-antitoxin system AbiEi family antitoxin domain-containing protein produces the protein MAQITEVLSNYDGVARAKHLAAAGVSDFQLKAALASGAVSRVAPGVYAVPGADEQLTSIRSLPAEPTCVTKAQLQGLWVLEPPQHPHIALTHSRNYPGFICHRSAAPPTLLDTVVQSLRCLPELDGLVVAESAVVLKGVPVSALRQRLSGRNDARERRIVAGIVPQSQSIIECMARYLLRRAGFHVESQVNVPGMGHLDLMVDGRLGIETDGAGFHMDRASFEEDRRRWNMTTRRGIPTLVVSYPLLRNRPDEFIAMVRAALNKLPSAA, from the coding sequence ATGGCCCAGATCACCGAAGTGCTTTCAAATTACGACGGCGTAGCACGCGCCAAACACCTCGCTGCCGCCGGGGTCTCCGACTTCCAGCTCAAGGCCGCCTTGGCCAGCGGAGCAGTTTCCCGGGTCGCCCCGGGCGTTTACGCTGTCCCCGGCGCCGACGAGCAGCTCACCTCCATCCGGTCGTTGCCAGCCGAGCCGACGTGCGTCACAAAGGCGCAGCTTCAAGGTCTCTGGGTGCTGGAACCGCCGCAACACCCGCATATTGCACTCACCCACAGCCGCAACTACCCGGGTTTCATATGCCACCGGTCCGCCGCGCCGCCCACGCTGCTGGACACGGTCGTCCAAAGCCTGCGCTGTCTGCCGGAACTCGACGGCCTCGTCGTTGCGGAATCCGCCGTCGTTTTGAAGGGCGTGCCGGTATCGGCGCTGCGACAACGGCTATCGGGCCGCAACGATGCTCGGGAGCGGCGGATCGTTGCCGGAATCGTGCCGCAATCCCAATCCATCATCGAATGCATGGCAAGGTACCTGCTCCGCAGGGCGGGGTTCCACGTTGAATCCCAGGTCAATGTTCCTGGCATGGGCCATCTGGATCTGATGGTGGACGGCAGGCTCGGCATCGAAACTGATGGGGCAGGATTCCACATGGACAGGGCGAGCTTCGAGGAAGACCGGCGGCGGTGGAACATGACGACCCGGCGCGGCATCCCGACCCTTGTCGTCAGCTATCCCTTGCTCCGCAACCGGCCCGATGAGTTCATCGCGATGGTCCGCGCCGCCCTGAACAAGCTTCCCTCCGCCGCCTAA
- the typA gene encoding translational GTPase TypA translates to MSETTTNTAVATASRSDLRNVAIVAHVDHGKTTLVDAMLKQTNSFAAHNHLEDRVMDSGDLEREKGITILAKNTTVAYNGPSSKGETITINVIDTPGHADFGGEVERGLSMVDGVVLLVDASEGPLPQTRFVLRKALAAHLPVILLVNKTDRPDARIEEVVHESMDLLLGLASDLADEVPDLDLDKILNVPVVYAAAKVGRASLQQPADGSAPENEDLEPLFQAIIEHIPAPTYNPDGVLQAHVTNLDASPFLGRLALLRIYNGTLRKGQTVAWARANGELKNVKITELLATKALDRVPTESAGPGEIVAVAGIEEITIGETLTDVDNPQPLPLITVDDPAISMTIGINTSPLAGRVKGAKVTARQVKDRLDKELIGNVSIKVLPTERPDAWEVQGRGELALAILVEQMRREGFELTVGKPQVVTKTIDGKIHEPMEHMTIDVPEEYLGAVTQLMAARKGRMTNMANHGTGWCRMEFIVPARGLIGFRTKFLTDTRGAGIAASISEGYEPWAGPIEYRTNGSMIADRAGVVTPFAMINLQERGSFFVRPTSEVYEGQIVGENSRADDMDVNITKEKKLTNMRAASSDTFENLTPPRDLTLEESLEFAREDECVEVTPESIRIRKLILDVNQRAKSNRARAKA, encoded by the coding sequence ATGTCTGAAACCACCACCAACACCGCGGTAGCCACTGCATCGCGCAGTGATCTGCGCAACGTCGCGATCGTGGCCCACGTTGACCACGGCAAGACCACTCTGGTCGACGCCATGCTCAAGCAGACCAACTCCTTTGCCGCCCACAACCACCTCGAAGACCGGGTCATGGACTCCGGCGACCTCGAGCGGGAAAAGGGCATCACCATCCTGGCCAAGAACACCACGGTGGCCTACAACGGTCCGTCCTCCAAGGGCGAGACCATCACGATCAATGTCATCGACACCCCGGGCCACGCGGACTTCGGCGGCGAGGTCGAGCGCGGCCTGTCCATGGTCGACGGCGTCGTCCTCCTCGTCGACGCATCTGAGGGCCCGCTGCCCCAGACCCGCTTCGTGCTGCGCAAGGCCCTCGCCGCGCACCTGCCGGTGATCCTCCTGGTCAACAAGACCGACCGTCCCGACGCGCGGATCGAAGAAGTTGTACACGAGTCCATGGACCTGCTCCTGGGCCTGGCCTCCGACCTGGCCGACGAAGTTCCGGACCTGGACCTGGACAAGATCCTCAACGTTCCCGTCGTCTACGCCGCCGCCAAGGTCGGCCGCGCCTCCCTCCAGCAGCCGGCCGACGGCTCCGCTCCGGAGAATGAGGACCTCGAGCCGCTGTTCCAGGCCATCATCGAGCACATCCCGGCACCGACGTACAACCCGGACGGCGTCCTCCAGGCCCACGTCACCAACCTCGACGCCTCCCCGTTCCTCGGCCGCCTCGCGCTGCTGCGTATCTACAACGGCACCCTGCGCAAGGGCCAGACCGTCGCCTGGGCCCGGGCCAACGGTGAACTGAAGAACGTCAAGATTACCGAACTGCTGGCCACCAAGGCCCTGGACCGCGTCCCGACCGAGTCCGCAGGCCCCGGTGAGATCGTCGCCGTCGCCGGCATCGAGGAGATCACCATCGGTGAGACCCTGACCGACGTCGACAACCCGCAGCCGCTGCCGCTGATCACGGTTGACGATCCGGCCATCTCCATGACCATCGGTATCAACACCTCGCCGCTGGCCGGCCGGGTCAAGGGCGCCAAGGTCACGGCCCGCCAGGTCAAGGACCGCCTGGACAAGGAACTGATCGGTAACGTCTCCATCAAGGTGCTCCCCACCGAGCGTCCGGATGCCTGGGAAGTCCAGGGCCGTGGCGAGCTCGCGCTGGCCATCCTGGTTGAGCAGATGCGCCGCGAAGGCTTCGAGCTGACCGTCGGCAAGCCGCAGGTTGTCACCAAGACCATTGATGGCAAGATCCACGAGCCGATGGAGCACATGACCATCGACGTGCCCGAAGAGTACCTCGGTGCCGTCACGCAGCTCATGGCCGCCCGCAAGGGTCGCATGACCAACATGGCGAACCATGGCACCGGCTGGTGCCGGATGGAATTCATCGTTCCGGCCCGCGGCCTGATCGGTTTCCGCACCAAGTTCCTCACGGACACCCGTGGCGCCGGCATCGCGGCCTCCATCTCCGAGGGCTACGAGCCCTGGGCCGGCCCGATCGAGTACCGCACCAACGGCTCGATGATCGCGGACCGCGCCGGTGTTGTGACGCCGTTCGCCATGATCAACCTGCAGGAGCGCGGCTCCTTCTTCGTCCGCCCCACCTCCGAGGTTTACGAAGGCCAGATCGTCGGCGAGAACTCCCGCGCGGACGACATGGACGTCAACATCACCAAGGAAAAGAAGCTCACCAACATGCGTGCCGCTTCCTCCGACACCTTCGAGAACCTGACGCCGCCGCGCGACCTGACCCTCGAAGAGTCCCTCGAATTCGCCCGCGAAGACGAGTGTGTCGAGGTCACCCCGGAATCGATCCGCATCCGGAAGCTCATCCTGGACGTCAACCAGCGCGCCAAGTCCAACCGGGCACGCGCGAAGGCCTAG
- a CDS encoding ABC transporter permease → MKSNRQIEHFVAPVEETPLLATDAVKAGEAPLSLWADAWRKLRRRPLFIISGVLIALIIVVAVFPGLFTQVAPDNGCELANSNGAPASGHPLGFTFQGCDIYSRIIHGTRASLMVGVFSVICVTIIGVTLGALAGFFGGWVDVVIARLGDIFFALPIILGALVITQLPLMRENRGVWTVVLVLVLLGWPQMARLTRGAVIEVRNADFVTAARSLGVSRMGSLIRHVLPNALAPIIVLATMELGVFIVAEATLSFLGIGMPGSVMSWGNDISAAQSSIRTNPAVLLYPATALSITVLSFIMLGDALRDALDPKSRQR, encoded by the coding sequence ATGAAAAGTAACCGCCAAATCGAGCACTTCGTTGCCCCGGTCGAGGAGACCCCGCTGCTCGCCACGGATGCTGTCAAAGCCGGCGAGGCCCCGCTGAGCCTCTGGGCGGACGCGTGGCGCAAGCTCCGCCGTCGTCCGCTCTTCATCATCTCCGGCGTTCTGATCGCCCTGATCATCGTCGTGGCCGTGTTCCCGGGGCTCTTCACCCAGGTTGCACCGGACAACGGCTGCGAGCTCGCGAACTCCAACGGGGCGCCCGCGTCCGGGCACCCGCTCGGCTTCACTTTCCAGGGCTGCGACATTTACTCGCGCATCATCCACGGCACCCGGGCCTCGCTGATGGTGGGTGTCTTCTCCGTGATCTGCGTGACGATCATCGGTGTGACGCTCGGCGCCCTCGCAGGCTTCTTCGGCGGCTGGGTGGACGTCGTCATCGCCCGCCTCGGTGACATCTTTTTCGCCCTGCCCATCATTCTGGGCGCGCTCGTCATCACCCAGCTTCCGCTGATGCGGGAAAACCGCGGGGTCTGGACAGTGGTGCTGGTGCTGGTGCTGCTCGGCTGGCCGCAAATGGCCCGCCTCACCCGCGGAGCGGTCATCGAGGTCCGCAACGCGGACTTCGTCACGGCGGCCCGCTCGCTGGGCGTGTCCCGGATGGGCTCGCTGATCCGCCATGTCCTCCCGAACGCGCTGGCCCCGATCATCGTGCTCGCCACGATGGAACTCGGCGTGTTCATCGTTGCGGAAGCCACGCTGTCGTTCCTCGGAATCGGCATGCCCGGGTCCGTGATGTCCTGGGGTAACGACATCTCCGCCGCGCAGTCCTCCATCCGCACCAACCCGGCTGTGTTGCTGTACCCGGCAACAGCCCTGTCCATCACGGTCTTGAGCTTCATCATGCTGGGCGACGCCCTCCGTGATGCCCTCGATCCGAAGAGCCGTCAGCGATGA